Within Zootoca vivipara chromosome 17, rZooViv1.1, whole genome shotgun sequence, the genomic segment AGCTTGCTAAagcagaggggggaggaggggaaggttcATCTTAAAAACACTGCGCAAATTGCTTTCTGTGAAGTTTTTAAACCATGTAAATACAGGAAAGCAGCTAGGCGGAACTTTAGCTAAGGGGGTTAAATGCTTTACTGTGTGAGGAAAGGGGAATTGTAGAGAAGCTGCATTCTTTCCAACTGCCTTCTAGGTAAAAGATGCAGGGCAGCGCCCCATGCCTGAAAGACTCTCTTCGGAAGGGAAGCAGACGTAAATAGTAGCAGCAAGGTTTCCTGATGACGCCAAACTGTTTGGGGTGGTTAAAACGAAGAAGGGATTGCAGAAAGCTCTTTGAACGGTGGCATGGGTAATAAAATGTTAAAGGTggtggaaaataaagaaatgcaatgcTAATAAGGTCTGAGCAGGCAGTGACTGAACAGCAAAGAGATGTGGGGCTTGAGGTGGATAACTTGACGAACTTGTTAATCAAACAGTGGCTGTGAAAAGTGTGAACTCTGTGTTGGAGATCATTAGGAAATGAAACAAACTGCCACTATCATAATACATTCCATTTATGACcacagttggggtggggggtgggttatGTAGCTTTGGATGATGGGAACTCGAGTCTACCAACATTACAGAGGAACACAAGGCCTCCTTAGAGTGCACACCAGCCTTTACGAATCTGGTGCAATCAGATATTGATGGGACTATTATTCCCGTCAGCCCCACACAGCAtagcatgatgggaattgcagcccaagAGTTGCAGAGCagcaggttgacaaaggctgctctaCACTAAATGGCGGCAGCAGCTTTTTCTCAGTCCTGCTTGGGAGAGAACCTGAAggttttctgcaagcaaagcaggccCCCTTGTTCTCCTGCCCTCTGCTGCCAAGCAGCTTTAGATGGAACCAAAGTTGCTGAAGATTGTACCATTTCAAGTGGAGGCTTACTGGACATTCCCTGACTAAGCCAATTTTCTATATGCAGGGAATGCACAAGGAGCCATCAGTCCCATGAGCCTCTTAGCTGCAATCTGAAGTGATAGAGGGGAAGATTATATGTATGTAGCCCATTGTGTACTCCCCATTTCATCGGCCAGCAAACACAGCATTTTAAACTCTTGTTCATACCGGGACAGTAGAAGGAAGAGGCTCAACAGTGAGAGAGGAAGCAGTTACTTTTACTTAAGCTATTTGGTTTCACATATATAGATACAAAAAAAATGGTGCTAAAAACTCAGCTCCACAACTATATacaccccctccccatatttCAAAGTGGGGAAGGGACACGATGAACACGTTTCCTTCAGGAAGCAATGGACCTAGGCCCTCTGCGGGGACCCTGGCCACAGTACTGCTCTCCGCAGAATCCTGAGCAAACATTTCTCTCCAATGCAGAAAGCAAAGACCTTTATTTGGTGATGGTGTTTCTgtgaagggggaagagagagaataaCCAGTTAGCAAAAGGCTTGGATGCAGCAAGCGAGAGAGACACCACCTGCCCACTCCTCCTCCAGAGAATGGAGAAGCAGATCTTAGCCCCTCTCCCCTAGCAGGGAAAATGAAAGGGGTGGAAACAGCAGCTACAAAGCCATAATCCATCTGGTTCAAGCCTCTGCCACACGCTTCCTCGTACAGATGGCTTAGGGTACACAGCACACCATGAGCATTTAGTACTGCCCCACACTCTGCAGATGTGAGGACTGGCTGCTTGAGAGTGACTTGTGGAGATATTTTCAGGACTTTATCAAGGCAGACAGGCTGCAGAGTCACCCACAGAGAAGGCTGCCTCCCTTCTCCTTAGCAGGAAGGATTCCCCACCTGGCACCCCAGTCTCTCTCACACCAGCCCCAAGACATCCCCTCCCCCTGCAATTCCTTACGCATTCATGCTCTTCCCGCTGCCACTGAGCACGATGTAAGGAGTCTTCTGGGCCTTCTGCTTCTCCTGCAGCAAAGCCACTGTGCCCAGAGGGGTGTCGCTGGAGCTCATCTTTTtcaagagctggaggaagaggagacagATCCAATCAGGACCACTTCCCTCACCATCCCTGTACTCCTGCCCTCTGCACAATTCCTCTCCCTAGTCGATGTCTCACACAGTCACATAAAGAGGTACATTTCAATGGCTGGGCAAAAGCTACCCCTCCCACTTCAGCAGGCCCTGGAGAGACCCATCATTTTGGGGAACAGGCAAATGGGGCGGTCTCAGATCCTCCACGCTACTGGAACCGGCCagtgcctccctctcccttcacTCACCGCCTCCTCGTCTAGTTTCTTCATGCGCCGCTCGGTCTTCATCTTCCCAGAACCCTTCCCGTGGAAGCGGTGAGAGAGCTGTCGGAATGCCTGGAGCAAGAAGAAGACCGGAGGGTTAAACAGCTTCAGCTGGCTTGGCTGCCGCACCTCAAGCAGACCAAGGCTGAGAACTAAGACCACAGATGCCTATTAGTTGAGACTGAGCCAGCCTTGCCCAACCAggagccccccagatgttttggacagcagTTTCCACTAACcagccaacacacacaaaattctttTATCAGGCAGCTGCCCTATTGAGAACCAGTTACTCCTGGAAGGGAGGAAGCTGCTCCATTAAAACTGCCTTGCTTGGTTTTATTATACCATATGCAAAgtatgctctggttcgccagaagcggctttgtcatgctggccacatgacctggaagctgtacgctggctccctctgccaataaagcgagatgagcgcgcaaccccagagtcggtcacgactggacctaatggtcaggggtccctttacctttacctatgcataGTATACCATAATATAAGCCATCTATCATACCAGAAGAGGGCTGATAGCCCTGCCTAGTAATACCTCCTTGGGTGTGAGTTTGCGCCCAGTCTCATCTACATATTCTATTTTCACATCTGGCTTGTAACCGTCCTTCTCCTTGAAGTCCTGAGTGAAGCCCCGGTATTCTTCGCGCCGGCTGTATTTGTCATCAATGGCCCTGTGTAAGGAGAAGGAGGGAACAGAGCAGCCTTAACCTCACTGGCCCAGCCTGGCAAATACAGAGTCTTCAGCTCTGCTGGTTTAGCCATGTTTAGAAATTTCCTACCCCAGGCTATCTGGTTCCAGGGATGTCCCACCTCCACCCTTTGAAGCATCTCTGCCTGCCTGATTTAGCACTGGAGAGCCAGgagctccttcccccacccaccaagCCACTCACATTTTGTCCTCAATGCAGTAGACTGCTGATGGCAGCGACTTATTGGGTGCCTTCACTCTTGCCACCTTCTGCACGGTAGTCTCCAGCAAGCCtggtgaggaggagagagagaaaaaggacttGCAATATCCTACGCATGCAGCCCTCTTGGAGGAGGAGTGCCAGAGGACACGAAATGCAGGTGGTGCCCCCTCCTCTACACCAAAGGAAGGCTAACCTACAACACAGGCCTGCAGGTGGCAGGAAGGCTCTGGCcagcccctcacccccccccccaaggccttaCCTTTGTTTTGGCAGAGCAAAAGAGCAGCTGCCAGGCCCCGGTTCACAATGGGCTCCTCGTCCAAGATGGTGGTGGAGGATGCTGAGAACTGCAtaacaaaagaggggggggggatcacgCTCAGCTCACCCTGCCTGTACTGACCCACTTGAATTTATGCTCCAGCAGATGCCTTCAGCACATTTGGGTGGGAAATCCCTTGGAATCCCAGTTTTACAGAAAGGAAATGTATATCTTAGTGGAATCCGACTGAAGACACCATGCACTGTTTGCTGTTCTCTCCTTTGAATTTGGAGCCCACAGGGAAATTCCTCTCACCTGATCCTCAGTTGTATCCAGATCAATAACTTCAGGAAGTAGTCACTGAACTTCTAAGATGATGGACAACTGCACATTATACACTTGGTAGCTATATCTGCACTGGCAGCTTAGAAACGTTCTGGCCGTATCGGGAATTATAATGTATTATAAATCTAAACCCGTGTTTTGTTACCTGTAAGAGGAAGGGAGTACAGGGAACCCCCTCCTCTAATCAGGAGCAGCTCATCGACTAGTAGTCATGAGAGCGCAGACTCGGCAGAGGCAAGGCAGGAAATAGGAAGAGGGGACCGGGGCTCTGACAGCCCGGGAGAGCATGAGCCCCACAGCCAGGAAcggagggaggagagcaggggggaaagggaaaacatggagcgcagacctttgcccccggttccggaattaaggaaaagacggaaagggaggagactgtccgtcccgcgccttttatgttggaaaagggggcgcaggggggcagtcccggattctgcatcggactgagaaGACATGTTCCTGACACCACGTTACACTGTACATAGCGCGCACCAATAAAgattgtttaaagacaagcaggtgcagagtccttactctagagtagccgcaacaacctctgacattACCCCTGCAGGATGGTGTACACAGTTACTCCCAGTGGTTCTATGATTTCATATCTAGCTTTTCTTTAAATTCATGTACTGGGTTGGAGATTTTATATTCTATATATTGTCAAGGCCTCTGGGCTCACTGCCGCTGCTGGCAAGAAGGGGAAGGGGGCCAGTCCTAAACTGGCTGCCAAGGAATCTTAGAGCGCCAGCctggaacatcccccccccacacacacacacacaaaaggcaaactcacatcctgctgctgtttctcctCGTCCAGGTTGACAGTGCTCCAGCCGATGTTCTCCTCCCCGTCGGAGTCTGAGCCCCCGTTTGCTGACCTCTCGTCATCTCGCTCAAAATCCTGAgataaagggaggaggaggaggagatgtgttACAAGCCAGGGGAAGAGCAACTGCTCGGCATGCAGAAGGGTCGAAACCCcaatggcatctctaggtagagctggaagagagaccccctcccccagcagaaatcctgaagagctgctgccaatcagtgtggacagtactagATGGACTCACTCTAAGGCAACTTCCCATGTTATGGTCTTCCCTCgcactttaatttatttaatttcataatatgtatatactgtttgattgttttttaaaaaaacctcaaagcagttacAAAGAGAACATAACAATACCTGTAAAAACAGTTAAACAGAGCTATTTAAAAcactgaaataataatgaaaaccagCAATGAACTGAAATCAGGTTAGACCACACTTCTGCATTCTACATACTTGTAAACTCCTTTGAGGATATCCCTGCtccttttttacaatcaagcagtgtgtaCATTTTATGGAATAAATGAAAACTATCTcgcagcagtgagttccagaaATTAAcactgcactgtgtgaagagcCATGGCTACATCGGAGAGCTGCTTCTTGGAACACGATACTGGGAGAGAGTGCTGGTTAGGAATTCCACTTGGGTCTCATCTGTGCTGAACAACCAAGCCAGCATCCCTTAGGGGCTTATTACCATGAGCTCTTCCTGGTCCTCGCGGTTGCCGGCCAGCCCATAGGTTGGGATCTCGCCCAGTGTGCGGCAGAACTCGGAGGTGGCGTTGAAGACTATGGCCCCCTTCCGCTCCAGCTCGTCGTCATCCTCTTGGCTTCGGCTGGTCTCCAGCTTCTTCACTATTTCTATGACCTGAAAAGTTGACAGGCAGGGGAGGGTTAGTAACACTGAAGAAGAGCTAGCTAGCTAGGGACCAAAGGCCTCCAGGAGGCTGCCTGGAAAATGGGAGAGAGTACTTAGGGGTCAAAGAAAGTGAGATCCATTTGTGGAGACACTAAACACCTTTACGGAATTATGTGactatggtgcagtggttagtgttGGATCAAGACCTGGGTGACTAGGGATCCACATTTGGCAATGAAACTCACTGGTTGGCCTTGagctcagtcactgcctctcggcctaCCCTACCttgtagggttgttgtggggattacacaaggaaggggggaaacacatacGCCACAatgggctccttggagaaaaaggtggcacTTAAAAGCCATAAGTAACAAAATAAACAATACACTGCTTCCAATCAAGCACAAATCTGTTTGGCCTGATATTgaatcccaacaacaacaacaacaacaacaacttaatacttatgccccaacaacaacaacaacttattacttatGCCCCGctcatcagactgggttgccccagccactcggcggcttccaacagaatgtaAGAGAATACacaatacatcaaacattaaaagctccccgaTAAAGTAAAATTAATATCCTTTGGATGGTCTTGCAGCTCTCTAGCAAAGGGGGTGGGACTGAAGTTTCTGAGTTCCAAATACATTATGTTTTTCCCCCCTATCTATTTTTTGTGTTCGTTctgaaattatatatttttttaaaaaatgaccttcAGGAGATGGTCTCAGAAGCTGATGCAGAGGTATATTTGGTGGCTACCCAGGCCCCATGGCATCCGCGCTTGTCCTTGCCCTTGAGGTGCCAAGGAGAACCTCTTGCTGCTTTACAAGGTCAGCCTCTCTGGCACTTGGATCCCCTCCGCTTCCTCACCTTCTCCCCACTGTCCTTCAGCTGCTGGATCTGCCGCAGCTTCCGCCCCTTTTCCAGCTGCTTCTGCAGCTCCAGTTccgcctcatcctcctccaggGCAGCAGGAGAGTCAGGGCCTGTCAGAGCGTCTTCTgccagaaggagggggagaaaaggaggcgAAAAGGTCTTATTTCCACAGTTTCACCCTGGATTCCCCACCCTCAAGCTCAGAAagatctctctcccctttcccaatGGACCATGCCTTTAACCCTCACTCCCAAGTTTCTAGGTTCAGCCTGCCCCCAACCTTGCACCCTCCGAATATTTTGGACTACTAACTccccctttcattttcatttcacttttaatttgcatgccacctttccacactGCTGTTATACACAACACAGTTTACAAGCCCATtgaaacaaaatgttaaaagaaagATCACACATCCTAGAACAACCCAACCCAATACAAATAAGTCATAATGGGGAAAAATGATTTTACAATAACCTATCAAATAAAGTAGTATTCAATAATCCATTTTAAATACAGGCAACTTACCATTTGCATGTGAACCACTAACGCCTGTGCCGTTTTGGGCACTTCAAGGGGGCAGGGCTGGaatggggcgggggaggaatGGAGCAGGGGCAGAATGGGGCAGGCTGTGCGGTACCACCCATGTAAATGGGGAGCCCCCATGTGAATGGGGAGTAGCCTGCATAATAAGATGGACTTTCAAGGCATCCAAAAATTATAATTAAACCAAAATTCGCAACGGCAATAAATCATTATTAgactacaataaataaaaataacagcaaagtaACAATACAAAAAATACTATATAACAAGATAGCTTATAAAATTACTCCCATCAGCAAGACTGTGTTGGCCAGGGCTAACTGTAGCtggtagtccaaaacctctgaagGGAGCACGGTTAAGGCAGGCTATGCCAGAGCCAGTGTTTCAGTTTATGGGCAGATAAGGCCAAGGGAATGGGGCCCTCAACCTGAaacaggttctccagccctgctgtaaatcaacCCAAACAccattacagtcatactttggaagtcaaacagaatccattccggaagttcgTTCAACTTCCACAACGTTGGAAAACCAaaacacggcttctgattggctgcaggaagctcctgcagccaattggaagctgcagaagctccACTGgaggtttggtttccagaaatagttcgcaaaccggaacactcacttccgggtttgtggcgttcgggagccaaaatgttcgagaactaagctgttcgaaaaccaaggtatgactgtacagaggtTTTTTCAATTGTGTAAAAAAACACTACAGGtctaaaatgaagaaaataaaacacaagacaCCTTCAGCCAACCCTTTATGCACTTTCCTTTGAGAATGCCTCTAACCCCCTTCTCTTTCGGCCACCCAATCATCCCCAAGCAGACTCACCATCCTCACTGCTGATCTCCATTCTCTCCACCCGAATGTCGTCTGACTGGGGCAACTGCCCTGAAGCTCCATTCCTGGCATATTCCGTATAGCCCTCGCCAtcttcctccgcctcctcttcctccactacggcagtcctcctcctcctcccccggcCACGaaccctagagagccattgcAGAGGAGACATTGAGCACAGCAAGCAGTTGTTCTCTGCCCCAGAGGTGATGCCATCACAAGCTGTGGCACCCTGGACCTAGCACAGAAACACTTATTGGGCAGAGGGATCTAGGAGGGATGAACACCAACTGAGGCAACACGTGAGGTGGGAAGCAGCACTCAAGAGCCGCGGACGACTTCTGCAGCCCCTCCCCTGCTCAGCCAGCCCCATTCCGCCCGTTACCTGGAGCCAAAGTCCCTCTCACTGTCCTTGCTGCTCAGCGGCAGGAGATCGTCGGCCTTCACTGGCTTCTCCTTCTTGCGGATCTTCTTCACCCGTCGCTTTGTCTTCTTGAAAGTGACGTTCTATGGCGAGGAGCAGAAGCATCAAAAAGCAGGCCTTCCCTCTGGTCCTCATACAAGACTCTCCCACCCCAAAGGCCTTCTGTTACTCAAGGCTATAAAGCAAAGTCCTTAGGCCCAACATGTTTCTGGCATTCCCACCTTGAATTCTGGGCTTGTCTCCCAAGTGGAAAGAGCTCAGTTTCCTTAGGAAAGGAGTTTGCCACATGGTGTGGAGGAAGGCAGGCCATTTATATGGAAGTGAGTATTTGATGCAGTTGAATGCAAAGcttggaacgtgtgcagaggtggggtgaccaagatgaccaagggcctggaaacaaagccttatgaggaatggttgagggagctggggatgtttagcctgagcagaggagaatgagaggagataggatagccaacttcaaatatctgaaggcctTTCGcatggaacaagcttgctttctgtgtctctggagggaaggacccaaaccaatagattcaaaggggattctgactaaacattaggaagaactttctgatgggaagagGTGTTTGACAATAGGAACGGACTACCTCcaaaggcttttaagcagaggttggacggccatctgccagggattgtttagctgtgattcccgcaCTGCAGTGGTGAAACTttgggcctcttccaactctacaattctatgggctGATGTCCAGAAATGGATGATACATTTGCATTTTTCTATACTTCCTGACTGCAACAAACCATTCATTCATCCTCTCCCACTGCAAAGGTCAGAGCTAAGGGAAGGAGACTCCGGAGAGGAGACCTCCCCACTCCAAAGGCTTCCTGGTGTTCCTCCATTCTTGTGCCCTGCTGCTGACAGCCTGTCGAGACCTCCATTTTCCCCTCTTGACTTTTCTTACAACAGAAACTTTCCCCCTTGCCTCTAATCTTCCAGGGACCAGGACACCTGCTCTTTCCTCCAGCCTAAGTTCCTAGGACTAAGAGTTGTGGACAAAAACCCTCAAGGAACCCCCAAGAACCACATGAAGATAGAGGACCCCTGCCTTACCATCTCCTCTGGTGAGAAGTACTCTGAAGCCAGGCGGAGGCCCGGCACATCCAGGGTCTGAGCCCGGTTGTGTAGGCTGTCCCGGATCTGCTGCAGCTCCCGCTCCCAAGACCCGTCCGCCATCCCCACCGAGTCCAGCTTGAAGGACTTCTTCTTCTCCCCTTCGATCTCTTCATCGTACTTGGACAGGACACTTTTGTGCTTGTActggggagaaaagaagggatcagaggagaggaaggggacaccAATGCGAGAGGAGCTCCAGGGGCCTGGAAGAAGAAGGGGCTGGTGGGCAAAGCAGAGAGACTTGCCAGGAGGCTTAAGAGCGGCAACACTTGAAATCTCCCAAGCCTGCCAGCAAGTCACTTCCTCCCAACACTTGAGCCTGACCGCTTCGTCCTGATATACGGCTGTGGGCTGTAGATGCTCAGGGGGAAGGTAAAGGCTGCCTTATTAACCACTCATTCCTATCCTTGGGCAACCTGAGCTACTACAGAGGGAGGGAAATGCATATCTGTACCCAAACCTAGTGCCTTCTGTGTGCTGTGGGCTTCCAGGTCCCATACagttgtgctgcctggggctgatgggagctgcagcccaaagcAGCTACGGGGCAGCTCTATCCACTGCTGCCATGCCATGCTTGGTTTTAATTCTGTCCCAAGGCTGTATTATGTATATTCTGCCTGGTCCCCTCCCATAAACAACAAAACAAGGAAGCTCCCTTACGAGCACCATGTCGTCCACGGTCTCCTCTTCCTCATAGGGCTTGTATTCCGGCTTCTTCTTGCGCAGCTCCACGTTCTTCTTGGCTTTCTCGTTGTCCACTATGTTGACGTTCACCAGCACATCACCGCCCTCCTCCTCCAAGACTCCTAAACGGAAGCTGGCAGTCAGCTTGAAATCAGCCACTTCACAACATAACTCTTTCTAATGCTACTGACCAATTGTTGAACCCGAACCCTGTCTCATTGGACGCCAACCTAGACCCTCCCTTTGCACATAAGGACCTGCTCACCAGGTTCAGATATCTCCTCCCATTGGAAAGACCCCAAAGGTCCATCTCTGGCAGGGTGGGCAAGGGGAAAGCGCAGAATTGTGGAAACGCCTTTTACTTTGTACAGATTGAATATGTAGAATAAATCTCAAATGGACTTCTGCTAGCTCAACagaacttccccctccccatgccccctcctgaaattggcttgggggAAGGTCAGGAGAACCCCGCAGAACAAGATGtgaatgttgaattcctcccagttTCCATGCACCCCAGAGCTTGGGTAGGGAGAGGTGGAAAtgctgagagtgtgtgtgtgtccttgcatgagagagaaagagagagaaacagataGCACACATATGTATGTGACTGCATGTGTACAAGTGTGGGAGCAAGAGTTGCAGCCCGCAACCTGGTCACTGGGTggaaaaaccagaaaataacCCAAGAGAGTGTTTCTGTCCCCCACCTTTGTCCTTGAGCGTCAGGATGACCGTCTTCCCCTCCTGGAAGGAATCAATGGTGTGCTCGACTGTCAGACCCTTCAAATCCCGTGAGCTATAGCTCACCTGCAGGGAAGAGTATTAAAAGCAGGCGTCAGAACAGCCCATGCGATCATCATGTTTCCTacaattcttttattattataacTGAAGATTCTATCCCTTTGATGGGATGCTCTGTTGGGACATGAACCCAACTCGTGTCTGTGTGCTTGTGGGATTGCTCTCCTCACCTTCTTATTCTGCCCAAATTCCTCCTCCACGAGGCTGCTGACGCCAAACTCCTGATCCATCTCTTCCAAGAGCTTGGCCTGTTGCAAGGCAGGAAAGAATACAAAACATAGAGTCCAGCTCTAGATAGGACACACTGAGAGGAAAGGAAGGTGTGGAGGTAGGGGAAGTACATGTCCAGTGGTTTGGGCAAAGCAAAGGCATGGAGGGAACCAGTTAGCATTAAGGACAGGTGAACTGgctccctctccccaccatgcCAGGAGTGCAGGACAGAATACTGTCTGCCAAATTTCCTGAAGGATTGCACAGGCATTGAATGATACAACAGgctccccgcccccacctcccGTCAAAGTACAGCCAGGTCTCCAGGGTCTCAAAGGGGGCAATACCAACCCTCTTCTCAGCCATATCCTTCTCCAGCTGCAGCTTCCGACTTCTTTCAATCCAGGCAGCGGTGTCATCGAGCCAGGGGTCATCTTCGCCAAGCGACTTGATCTTCCTGAGGGCAGGAAACCAGAAGAACACCCTGCTCAAACATGACCACCCCAAAGATTCCCCAGCCACCCCAAAGATTTCAATGAGACCCCAGGTTTTCACCAAAGACAGGGTGGGACAGGAGTGCAAGAAGAGGACTTGGGGGAATGTGGCATTAAGAAAAGATTAAAGGTTAACAATGAGCTAAGTCAGCTATGGGACTTCACAAACCTAGGACAGAGTGAAAACCCAGCCAACTTTCCTTTAAGTGCTAGGCAGAGACCTTCTTTATTGTTACCAACTGTGTTTCTGGATAAAATATAATCGGACTGAAAAACAGTCTTCATTTCATAAGCCCCCAAAATGACTTGAGTTCAGTAACAAGAACCACAGTCAGTAATAAGAAgtcattgattattattattattattattattattattattattattattattattatgagatgGCAAGTTTGGAGAACTGCAGCCATCAAAAAACACCACAGGACTTACTGATTCAAGCTGGAATTTGATGAAAGAACTTTTCCTAAGGAACTAGAAGCTATCAATCTGCTGCTTGATCTCGGAAAGACTCCTCAGTGAAacagattgttttttttttacaggtggTTCATCGTATTCATTTGGGattttgtgtgtttgtaaaaTGCTTGTGCTGTTGATTTTATGTATTGGCATTATATAGATACAATTCTTCTAAAGTCTCTTTATTTAGTGTGCTGATTGATGGGACTTTCTGCTCACTTTACTACGGCTGCATCCACCTGCACAGAGTTGGCAAACTATTAATTATTTTTGCATTAGTTTTAAAAGCTGTTGGTCAGTAAGTTGCCATCAAGTAATTTCCAGTtaaagcaggatacaaatattttaaacaactaAATAATTCAGAAAAGCAGTTTAAATGATGAAATTGCCAACCACTGGAGTAAGGAGTCAGCCAAGCTGGAAACCTAACCTGCTAgtggaggcatccccaaacttcagc encodes:
- the SART1 gene encoding U4/U6.U5 tri-snRNP-associated protein 1; protein product: MGSSKRHRERGETSEEPPPPASGTGGTGTSSSSRHREHKKHKHRSSGGSNNGSERRSKRSRSRGERSSRRSGGDEAATASSSSSRGSRAAASGSQEGEVGRRIKREKRDEGYEASQSSVVGPKSSSGDASLSIEETNKLRAKLGLKPLEINSVKKETGSKEDPVAAEVINPIVLKQREEIREKLAAAKEKRLLNQKLGKIKSLGEDDPWLDDTAAWIERSRKLQLEKDMAEKRAKLLEEMDQEFGVSSLVEEEFGQNKKVSYSSRDLKGLTVEHTIDSFQEGKTVILTLKDKGVLEEEGGDVLVNVNIVDNEKAKKNVELRKKKPEYKPYEEEETVDDMVLYKHKSVLSKYDEEIEGEKKKSFKLDSVGMADGSWERELQQIRDSLHNRAQTLDVPGLRLASEYFSPEEMNVTFKKTKRRVKKIRKKEKPVKADDLLPLSSKDSERDFGSRVRGRGRRRRTAVVEEEEAEEDGEGYTEYARNGASGQLPQSDDIRVERMEISSEDEDALTGPDSPAALEEDEAELELQKQLEKGRKLRQIQQLKDSGEKVIEIVKKLETSRSQEDDDELERKGAIVFNATSEFCRTLGEIPTYGLAGNREDQEELMDFERDDERSANGGSDSDGEENIGWSTVNLDEEKQQQDFSASSTTILDEEPIVNRGLAAALLLCQNKGLLETTVQKVARVKAPNKSLPSAVYCIEDKMAIDDKYSRREEYRGFTQDFKEKDGYKPDVKIEYVDETGRKLTPKEAFRQLSHRFHGKGSGKMKTERRMKKLDEEALLKKMSSSDTPLGTVALLQEKQKAQKTPYIVLSGSGKSMNANTITK